From Streptomyces sp. 6-11-2, one genomic window encodes:
- a CDS encoding TNT domain-containing protein, translated as MRVLRAFVGSALASLLLLIGISPATAQADQLRDRNAAHCPTTHRSRGTNTAPQTEYQSYYLNDWRLGPRYLPQNGALGRMLRGYQRTDHTSEYWFLGCYWQTDPQTGKSGWWYPDNNGFVLKKGKPVERPLTLRKGQLVDLFGSGFGNFLAPAGTPFAKRAIPPSNLDAYVNNYPYSYHLYRVRKPFTVEAGPIRPWFGQPGLGLQYVTKSSVSDLVNAKYLDALPVA; from the coding sequence ATGCGCGTACTGCGCGCCTTCGTGGGGAGCGCCCTCGCATCGCTCCTTCTGCTTATCGGCATCTCACCGGCCACGGCCCAGGCCGACCAACTCCGTGACAGGAACGCCGCACACTGTCCGACTACGCATCGCAGCCGTGGAACCAACACCGCCCCGCAGACGGAATACCAGAGTTACTACCTCAACGACTGGCGCCTGGGACCGAGGTACCTCCCCCAGAACGGGGCCCTCGGCCGGATGCTGAGGGGCTATCAGCGCACCGACCACACCTCGGAGTACTGGTTCCTCGGTTGCTACTGGCAGACGGATCCGCAGACGGGGAAGTCGGGTTGGTGGTATCCCGACAACAACGGCTTCGTGTTGAAGAAAGGCAAGCCGGTCGAGCGTCCCCTGACGCTCCGCAAGGGCCAGTTGGTCGACCTCTTCGGCAGCGGTTTCGGTAACTTCCTCGCACCCGCGGGCACACCGTTCGCCAAGCGTGCGATTCCGCCGAGCAATCTTGACGCCTACGTCAACAACTATCCGTACAGCTACCACCTCTACCGGGTCCGCAAGCCGTTCACCGTCGAGGCCGGCCCGATCAGGCCCTGGTTCGGCCAGCCCGGCCTCGGTCTCCAGTACGTGACGAAATCGTCGGTCTCCGACCTCGTCAACGCGAAGTATCTGGACGCGTTGCCCGTAGCCTGA